Proteins encoded within one genomic window of Verrucomicrobiota bacterium:
- a CDS encoding M20 family metallopeptidase, with translation MTTGEKLLRELIARPSVNPAFVPADDPHAGEQRVAEFLVDVFKKAGLVIERQRVFPGRDNIIARLLPKQKPAQRILLAPHMDTVGVPDEKSFVPRARNGRLYGRGACDTKGTVAMMTAALLDLACSRRRPSRTEIAFAGLIDEENGQTGSRVLAASQFKADLAIVGEPTELRVVTAHKGDLWLELEARGKSAHGARPELGRNAVHAMARIVDLLETDYAAQLRKRRHSLLGNPTINVGSMAGGIQPNIVPDRCVISIDRRTLPGETETTVRREIRALLHRRRHQAAFRNVKAAECLPMETTLDLPLVRQFLRSVGQKQPAGVDFFCDASVLSAGGIPSVVFGAGNIAQAHTADEWISLRSLESGTALLTRFLESLP, from the coding sequence GTGACCACCGGCGAAAAACTCCTGCGCGAATTGATCGCGCGGCCCAGCGTGAACCCCGCGTTCGTTCCGGCGGATGATCCGCACGCCGGGGAACAGCGGGTCGCGGAGTTTCTCGTGGACGTGTTCAAGAAGGCCGGTTTAGTCATCGAGCGCCAAAGAGTTTTTCCAGGCCGCGACAACATCATCGCGCGCCTTCTCCCCAAACAGAAGCCGGCGCAGAGGATTTTGCTTGCCCCCCACATGGACACCGTTGGCGTTCCCGATGAGAAGTCCTTCGTTCCGCGAGCGCGAAACGGGCGCCTTTACGGGCGAGGCGCATGCGACACGAAGGGCACTGTGGCGATGATGACGGCGGCTTTGCTCGATCTCGCTTGTTCCCGCCGCCGGCCTTCGCGCACCGAAATCGCCTTTGCAGGCCTGATTGACGAAGAGAACGGACAGACCGGATCGCGCGTCTTGGCGGCGTCGCAATTCAAGGCCGATTTGGCCATCGTGGGCGAGCCGACCGAGCTGCGCGTCGTCACGGCGCACAAAGGCGATCTGTGGCTGGAACTGGAGGCGCGCGGCAAATCAGCCCATGGCGCGCGGCCTGAACTGGGGCGGAACGCAGTGCACGCCATGGCGAGGATTGTGGATTTGTTGGAGACGGATTACGCCGCGCAGTTGCGGAAGCGGCGCCATTCTTTGTTGGGCAACCCAACCATCAATGTCGGCTCTATGGCGGGCGGAATTCAGCCGAACATTGTCCCTGATCGGTGCGTGATCAGCATTGACCGCAGGACATTACCGGGCGAAACGGAAACGACAGTCCGCCGGGAAATCCGCGCGCTGCTGCATCGCCGCCGCCACCAGGCGGCCTTCCGCAACGTGAAAGCGGCCGAGTGCCTGCCGATGGAGACTACGCTGGATTTGCCGCTCGTTCGGCAGTTCTTGCGGAGCGTCGGGCAAAAGCAACCCGCAGGCGTTGATTTTTTTTGCGATGCGTCCGTGTTGTCCGCCGGCGGCATTCCGAGCGTGGTGTTCGGCGCCGGGAACATCGCTCAGGCGCACACCGCGGACGAGTGGATTTCCCTGCGTTCTCTCGAATCTGGTACGGCGCTGCTGACTCGATTCCTGGA